In Nicotiana tabacum cultivar K326 chromosome 2, ASM71507v2, whole genome shotgun sequence, the following proteins share a genomic window:
- the LOC142166586 gene encoding uncharacterized protein LOC142166586 encodes MVIEVQPLWKLYFDGAAHHGEAGVGVVFGTSQALILGLEMAVEMKWLQLQVFGDSQLVINQLLGSYEVKKPELRSYHDYAKTLMGWVSNVTIQHVPRKENKKADALAALTSSLILPDQAQVTVGQK; translated from the exons atggtcattgaagttcaacctcTATGGAAgttgtactttgatggtgctgcacatCACGGAGAAGCTGGTGTTGGTGTAGTATTTGGCACTTCTCAAG cactaatacttgggcttgaaatggctgtcGAAATGAAGTGGTTGCAATtacaagtctttggtgactctcagttGGTGATCAAccagcttttaggtagttacgaggtcaagaaaccTGAACTACGCTCATATCATGATTATGCTAAAACATTAATGGGATGGGTCAGTAACGTGACTATTCaacatgtgccaaggaaagaaaacaagaaggctgatgctttagctgccctaACTTCATCGTTAATCCTTcctgatcaagcgcaagttactgtTGGCCAAAAATAG
- the LOC107763924 gene encoding UDP-xylose transporter 3, whose protein sequence is MQRYQLGTIGALSLSVVSSVSIVICNKALITTLGFTFATTLTSWHLLVTFCSLHVAIWMKLFEHKPFDPRAVMGFGILNGSSIGLLNLSLGFNSVGFYQITKLAIIPCTVLLETLFFRRKFSRNIQIALGILLLGVGIATVTDLQLNFLGSVLSLLAIVTTCIAQIMTNTIQKKFKVSSTQLLYQSCPYQALTLFIVGPFLDGLLTNQNVFAFKYTPNVLAFIVLSCLISVSVNFSTFLVIGKTSPVTYQVLGHLKTCLVLAFGYVLLRDPFSWRNILGIFIAVVGMVVYSYYCSVESQQKSTEAASQLSQVKEMESDPLLNAEKGNGILADSVVAKAPGWNSNKDFLA, encoded by the exons ATGCAACGGTATCAGCTGGGGACAATAGGAGCACTGTCTCTGTCGGTGGTGTCCTCTGTCTCCATTGTCATATGCAACAAGGCCCTTATTACCACTCTTGGCTTTACGTTTG CTACAACTTTGACAAGCTGGCATCTTCTAGTTACATTTTGTTCTCTCCATGTGGCAATATGGATGAAACTATTCGAGCACAAACCTTTTGATCCGAGAGCTGTTATGGGCTTTGGAATTCTGAATGGGTCTTCCATTGGACTGCTTAATCTAAGTCTGGGTTTCAACTCTGTTGGTTTTTATCAG ATAACAAAATTGGCAATCATCCCCTGTACAGTTCTTTTGGAGACTCTTTTCTTCAGGAGGAAGTTCAG TAGGAATATCCAGATTGCACTTGGTATTCTTCTCCTAGGGGTTGGCATTGCAACAGTGACTGATCTGCAGCTCAATTTCCTCGGTTCCGTTTTGTCTCTACTTGCAATTGTGACAACTTGCATTGCTCAGATT ATGACCAATACTATCCAGAAGAAATTCAAGGTTTCTTCAACCCAGCTCCTATATCAGTCTTGTCCCTATCAAGCATTAACATTGTTTATTGTAGGACCATTTCTAGATGGGCTTTTGACAAATCAAAATGTGTTTGCTTTCAAATATACACCAAACGTGCTG GCCTTCATTGTCCTATCCTGTCTAATATCAGTTTCTGTGAACTTTAGCACTTTTCTTGTAATTGGCAAGACATCTCCAGTTACCTATCAGGTCCTTGGACATCTGAAAACATGTCTAGTTTTGGCTTTTGGGTATGTTCTCCTTCGTGACCCCTTCAGTTGGCGAAACATTCTGGGCATCTTCATTGCCGTGGTTGGAATGGTTGTATATTCTTATTATTGTTCTGTTGAGAGCCAGCAGAAGTCTACAGAGGCTGCATCCCAGCTATCTCAG GTGAAGGAAATGGAATCTGATCCCCTACTAAATGCTGAAAAAGGCAACGGCATTTTAGCTGATAGTGTAGTTGCGAAGGCCCCAGGGTGGAATTCTAACAAGGACTTCCTTGCATAA